The Nitrospira sp. sequence CCTTAATCGACTGTACCACGGCAATCTGCACAAACCAGATCCCCACAATGACGACCAGCGGCGACCAATCGATGCCCATCCCCCAACCCAGTCTCCGTCGGAGCGGAGCCAAGACCGGTTCCGTTGCGCGAGTCAGGAATTGGACGATCGGATTCCACGGGTCCGGATTCACCCAAGAGATAAGTGCCCGTGCAATCACGATCCAGCTATAGAACGTCAACGCATAATCCAGCACGGTCGCAAAGCCCAACAAGGTATTTCCCAGCACGAACATCAGCTTCCAAGCTCCTGAGAACGTTTCGTGGCAGCTTCAACAGCATCGATCAACACAGCTCGAAGGCCGCCCTGCTCCAGTCGATGCAGGCCCGCGATGGTCGTTCCGCCGGGAGAGGCAACCTGATCCTTGAGACGAGCAGGATGTTGCCCAGTCTCCAAGACCAATCGGGCGGCACCCAACACGGTTTGGGCTGCGAGCAGGCCGGCTGTCTCTCTCGGTAATCCCATTTTTACCCCACCATCGGCCATGGCTTCTATCGCGAGAAACACGTATGCAGGTCCGCTTCCGCTTAACCCGGTCACCGCATCCATGAGACGCTCCTCGACAGAGACGACTCTACCCACTGATTCGAAGATCTGCCGGGCGCAGGCGATCCCGCCTTCACCCACTCCTGGTCCGATCGCCAATGCCGTCATCCCTTCCCCGACCATCGCCGGCGTATTCGGCATGGCACGAACGACGCGGGTGTGCCGCCCACACGCTTCCATGATTCGGCTGATTCGTACGCCGGCAGCCACTGAAATCACGAGCCGCTTGGCCGATACGGCGCCGACTCCCTTGAGGGCTTCTGCCATCACCTGCGGTTTGACGGCCAAGACGACGACGTCGCTTGAGACAACGATGTCATGATTCGAGACACCGACCTGCACCCCGTATTGCTTCTTGAGGTGATCCAGCCGGGTTGCATCCGGATCAGCCACCTGGATCTGTTCAGACTTGTATAACTTGGCCGAGAGAACCCCACTAATCAGCGCCTCCGCCATTCGACCGCCGCCGATAAAGCCAAGATGTCTTGCGGGAACCATCCTAGGCATGGCGCGCTCCAAACAGGGCGGTGCCGACACGGACCAGTGTCGCCCCCTCCTCGATGGCTGCTTCATAGTCGTTCGACATGCCCATCGACAGTTGATCCATGCTCACGGAGGATACCTGCAATGCCATGATCTGGCGAGCCAATTCCCTGAGTTTCCTGAAATACGGTCGAGCCGAGTCCGAATCAGCAGTTGGTGGTGGGATCGTCATGAGACCTTTGATACAGATATGGGGAAGTTCCGCCATGCTCGATAGCGATCGCATCACGTCGTCCGCACGAAATCCTGTCTTCGTCGGCTCGTCTCCGATATTCACTTCCAGCAAAACATTCTGTCGGCGGTCGGCTTCTCCCGCACGACGGTCGATTTCATGCGCCAGGTCCAGGCTGTCCACCGAATGAATCAAGTCGAATACACCGATCACTGACCGTACCTTCCTCCGCTGGAGGTGCCCGATAAAATGCCATTGCACGGACGCCTGAGAAAACGTGGATATCTTAGAACGCGCTTCCTGCACACGATTTTCGCCCAAGATGGACAAACCGGCGCGCACCCCTTCCGCAATGTGGTCGACCATCACGGTTTTTGTCGCAGCCACGAGTCGAACGCTGCCGCCGAGGCGTCCGGCCTTTTCTTCGGCTGACCGAATTTTCGTCAGCACCGTTTGAACACGCGTGGTCGTCTCTTGGATGAGCGGTTCCATCGTCCATTCTCATGAGTCGCGGCCGCTCATTCAGCGAACCGTCCCTATTCTAGCGGAAGAACCTGAGAATTGGCAGAGTCTGAGCTATCTTCGCTTCAGCGGCAAGCCGATTGCGCTGACCATAGTCCCGTTGACTTTGCCCTCTCGCCGATAGGAAAAAAAGAGATCTGCATGGCAAATGGTACAGAGGTTCACGGTCGTGATGGACTGAGGAACGGCCCCAAAGGCCTGTGCTTGTTCTTTGACGAGGGCTTTCAAATCAAGGTGTGTTTTTCCGCCCTTCCTGCTTTGAATCACTTTGTCCCAACCTGAAAACTCCTTACGCAAGTTGTTCAGAACGGGCTCATCCACCTCATAGCAACAGACGCCGGCGGACGGACCGATACTGATACGGATCTCTTCAGGGACTGAGCCGAAGCGAGCCTGTAACAGCGCCAGTGTTTTGGGTACGATCCCGGCAACAGCTCCCCGCCAGCCGGCATGGATCGCGGCGACGACACGACGCTTGGAATCATGCATCAATATCGGAACGCAATCCGCCGTCCGCACGGCTACCATGACCCCGGACCGATCAGTCACCAAGGCGTCCCATCCGCCGATAAATCGATCCGTTGAAGCGAGTGCGCGATCGACTACGAGGGCATCCGTCCCATGAACCTGCTTGACAGAAAGCGTCCATGAAGACGACGCGGTCCCTTGTAGCCCTCGCAATGGAACACCCACTTCAAGGTCGAACCCCGCTGCATGCCGACGGGTCCCGAAAAAATGACGGATCTGACTCCGGGCATCCGCAAATGCCGGGACAGTAATAACCGATGGACTCGTCATCTCAACGCTCAACCCCACATCATGTGACGACCGGGACGAGAACTAGTCCGCTTGTTTGCGAAGAAACGTCGGAACATCCCATTCATCTTCGGCCGCTAAACCAACTCGGTCCAGGGACTCACGCGCATCGGTCATTCGTCTCAAAAACGTGGGGCGGTCCAGATCCTTCATCGGCCGATCCATGCCAACGGAGGCGCCCACGCCTGCCAACACCGGTTGTACAGGTTTGGCCGGCCGATTGGTTCCTCGGTCCATCCCAATCGTGGCAGCTGCTGCATCGTCTTCTCGTTCAAATCCGGTCGCGATCACCGTAATGACGAGTTCCTCACCCAGGTCGGGGTTGATGACCTGCCCGACAATGATATTGGCTTCCGGATCCGCCGTCTGCTGAATGATGGATGCTGCCTCCTCGATTTCATGCAGCGACATGCTGGGACCTCCCGTAATGTTCAACAGGACCCCACGGGCGCCTTCGACACTCCCTTCTTCCAAGAGAGGACTGCACATGGCTTTTTGGGCCGCTTCGATCGCCCGGTTCGGCCCACGGGAAATGCCCATGCCCATGACCGCGCGTCCGGTGTGTGACATCACCGTGCGGACATCGGCAAAATCGACGTTCACATGGCCTGTGGTGGTAATGACATCGGCGATGCCTTGAATGGCTTGTCGCAATACATCATCCGCAACCTTGAACGCTTCCAGCAGGGGAGTTGATTTGTCGACGATCCCCAGCAACCGCTGGTTGGGAATCACGAGTAACGTATCGACATGCCGGCGCAGGTCCCGGATTCCCTCTTCGGCATGCTTGTGTCGCCGTTGGCCTTCATACTGAAACGGCTTCGTCACGACGCCTACCGTGAGAATACCCATTTCGCGGGCAATGCTGGCCACGATGGGAGCGGCTCCGGTACCGGTTCCTCCACCCATTCCCGCGGTGACGAAGACCATATCGGCCCCTTCGAGACATTCGCGGATGTGCTCCTTGCTTTCAAGCGCCGCGTCCCGACCGACTTCCGGCTTTGCCCCCGCACCCAACCCCCTGGTCCGTTCCGGGCCGAGTTGGATCTTGAAGGAAGCCAGGGACCGATCAAGTGCCTGAAGGTCGGTGTTGCTCGCGATAAAATCGACACGAGCTAACCCGGAGGTGATCATCGTGTTGATCGCGTTGCATCCGGCGCCGCCGATCCCGATCACCTTAATACGGACCGGCGACAGCACATCTTCCTGGAATGAGAACATTGGGACACCTCCCTCATATCACCCAGCGCGACAACCATCGGTTGTCCGCAAGGTTTTTAAGGTTAAAAGACCTCCAACACCCGCTTCGTCCACCCGAACATTCTGGCCCAGGTTCCTCCGTTACGAAGCCCGGCCGTCTCCAATTCATCGACATGTCGCCGGGCATGCCACAAGAGACCAACCCCCGTCGAGTGACTGGGATGGCCGACGATATCTCTGAGCCCTCCGACACCGGAAGGTACCCCTCGGCGCGCCGGCAGGTTCAATACTTTCTCGGCGGCATCGGGCATGCCGTCCAAAAGTGACGTGCCGCCGGTAATCACCACACCGGCGCCCAACATCCCTTCATAGCCGGCGCGGGCAATCTCTCTACGGACGAGGTCAAACATCTCGTCAACTCGCGGCTCCAAGATCTCGGCGATATCCCGCCGGGAAAATGTTCGAGCAGGCCGATCCCCAACCGAGGGCACTTCGACGATCTGATGTCCGGTCACCAACTCGGTCCGCGCCACACCATGTTGAGTCTTGATCTTCTCAGCTTCGGTTTGTGACGTGAGCAGGCCGATGGCCAAGTCCTTCGTCAAATTTTGACCGCCGATGGGGAGCACCGCCGAGTGACGGATACTGCCGTCCAGGAAAATAGCAAGGTCTGTTGTCCCTCCTCCCAAATCCACCATGGCCACGCCCAAATCGCGTTCTTCCTGACTCAATACAGCTTCACTCGAGGCCAGCGGCTGCAGAATGATGTCCACCACGTCGAGTCCCGCCCGGTTCACGCTCTTTACGATGTTCTGGGCGGAAGTGACGGCACCGGTGATGACGTGGACGTTGACTTCCAACCGATTACCCGACAGACCCAATGGTTCACGTACTCCTTCTTGTCCGTCCACCATGAATTCCCGCGGCAGGACGTGCAGAATCCTCCGCTCATGGGGGATCACGGCGAGCGTGCGTGCGCTTTCGATGGCTCGATGGATATCTTCGCGGGTCACCTCGGCCCGCTTGAGCGCTACGACGCCCTTACAGTTTTCAGCGGAAATATGGCTGCCTGCGATACCGGTATAGACTGAATTGATCTGGACCGCCGCCATCAGTTCCGCTTCTTCGACGGCCTTCTTGATGGATTCGACGGTGCTTTCGATATCGACGACCACTCCTTTACGCAAGCCGCGCGAAGGGCTCGATCCGACACCGATAATGTTGAGACCTCCGCCATCGGTCATCTCCGCCACGATCGCGCAGATCTTCGTGGTTCCGATGTCGAGCCCGACCAGAATTTGATCCCGTTTTGGCACCGCAATCACCCCCCTTCGCGTACGATGATCCGGTTCTCGTACCGCAGATCCACTTCGTGTGCTCCGTGCCCATGTCCATCAAAGTTCAGCGTTTTCAGCGTCGGTTTGACGCGTTGGAACCGCTCCCACTGCTCCCCGATCGCTTCCTGCCCAAATTGGAATCGGACTCCCTGGACAAGGGCCACTAGATTCGACGGGTTTCCCGCGTGTACTTGTAGCCGGCCATCGAGGGTTCTCCCGACCACTCTGGCGAGCTCGACGCCGGACACAATGGCATGTCGTACCGCCTGCGTTCCTTGCAGCAGCCCTTGCAGATCGATTCCCGTGACGAGAGGCAACGCGTCATCGTCGGTCTGACCGAGCCGGGAAAGCACATGCCCCTCGTCATCGCTCAGAAAGTTCTGTGACTCGGCACGTACGATCGCCGCAGGCTTTCGTTCGACTACCGAGATCCGCAACTCATGAAGGGGAACACGGGTCACTTCAGCCGTTTTGACCCACGGATGAGATTCGACCTGTTCCTTGATGGCCGTCGTGACGATCAGGTGGAGCGGCGTCCCAGGTTTTACCTTTGCAAGATCGAGCACTTTCTGTTTATCGATATGGTGCGCTCCCTCGACTGTGATCGTCGTGATCTCCAACAGATGTTGGAACGCCGGTCCGGTGTGTTTGACGCCCATCACGATGAGCCATGTCCCGAGCGCTATCGCGGTCGCCACGCCGGCCCAACGAACGAGGGCCTTCCGTCTGGCGGCGTTCGCTCGTCCGGCTTCCTTCACGGCTTTCTCCCCTTGCGGATCCTTCCACTGATTCTTTCGGGGAACTGCATCCCCCGTCCGCCGTTTCTTCAAGAAGAATCGCATCACGCTGACTCCCGATTGACAGCTTGTGCACACCGAGCCGCGCGATCGAGCGCCGACTGCAGAATTCGCTCAACCAACGTGTCGTACCCGATTCCTACTTGAGCTGCGGCCATCGGCAGCAGACTGGTTTCTGTCATGCCGGGCACGGTGTTGATTTCCAGGACATAGGGACGGCCTCTCGGAGTGATTCGAAAATCCACGCGGGCAGCCCCCTCGCAGCCCAACACGTCGTAGGTTCGGCTCGCCAATTCACTGACTCGCCGAAGCACCTTGGGAGGAAATGGAGCAGGACAGAGGTACCGGGTCCTGCCCTTCTGATACTTGGCCGAGAAATCGTAAAAACCCTCGGGCGCCACGATTTCAATCGGCGGGAGCACGGTCGAGCCGCCCGTCGCCGTCCCAAGGATGGAAACGGCCGCTTCATGCCCCGGAATATAGCTTTCGACCATCACCTCCGGGTCATAACGATGCGCCAGTGCGAGCGCCTCCTTCCATTGACCCGTACGACGCACAATCGTAACCCCGATGGTAGAGCCCTGAGATACCGGCTTGACGACGACGGGTAATTCGAGTCGTGCCTCCCGTAGAATCTTCGACAGTGACGGTCTGTCATCTTCCCGTACGACTGTTCCGGCAGCAACCGGAACGCCATGCGCAGCCAATAACGTTTTGGTGATCGCCTTATGCATTCCCACGGCGCTCGCCCGTACGCCGGACCCTGTGTACGGAATACCGAGTGTCTCGAGAAACCCTTGGACTGTTCCGTCTTCACCCCCCGGTCCATGCAGCGAGAGAAAGGCAATGGCCACCTTCTGATTCTCCAAATCCCGATGGAGACGATCGGTGACGTCGATGGGCACCGCATCGTACCCACGGCGGATCAGCGACTGATGGACGGCCCGGCCGGTTTTCAGAGAGATCTCCCGCTCCGAAGATTGTCCCCCCATCAGCACACCGATCCGCGCATCTGTCATTCGACCAGTCGGCATCGACAATCCCTCTCTTTAAGCTTGCCCTACCAGTTTCAACTCCAATTCCAACTTGACCCCGGTCTTGCGAGCGACTTGAGCGCGCACCTTCCTGATGAGCGACAGCACATCACCGGCGCTGGCGTGGCCTTGGTTCACGATGAAGTTGGCATGCTTCGTCGAGACACATGCATCGCCGACCGACGCTCCCTTAAGCCCTGCCGCTTCGACGACTCGCCCCGCTGAATCGTTCGTCGGATTCTTGAATACACAGCCGGCGCTCGGCAGCGTGAGCGGCTGGGTATCGCGGCGATAGCGCAGATAATCCTTCACCACCTTTTCAATGTCCGCCCGCACCCCCGGCGTCAGCTGAAGCCAGACTCCGACTACGATGCCCGGTGGTAATGTCGCCCGGCGATACCCAAATTCGATCGTTCTGGCCTCACAATCGATGCGCGTGCCGTTCGGCGATATGATCCGGACTGCTTTCACCGAGTCCTTCATTTCGCCAAGCCTCGTTCCCGCATTCATGACCACACAGCCCGCCACACTTCCCGGTATACCGGCAGCCCACTCCAATCCCGCCAAAGACCGGCGGATGGCATAACCGATGAGTGTCGGCATTCCGACACCTCCCTCGGCGTACAACACAGACCCTGGTTCTTCTGTGATGGCGCGTAACTTTTCCAAACCGACCACCACACCTCGAATCCCTTTGTCGCGAACGAGGAGGTTGGTGCCGCCCAACACAAAGATCGGAAGCTTCTGTTCATTCGCCTGCCTGGCAAGCCGGACGACATCCTCCACGTCGGCCGGCAGAACCAAGACGTCGGCCGGGCCGCCGATGCGGAACGATGTGTAGTCCTTAAGGGGTGCATTGAAGCGAACCGTCCCTCGCAGGCCGACCACCGCCGACCGTAATCTGTGTTCGGCATATCTCGGTCGCGCCTTTGACTCATGTTGCAGACTTTGGGACATCTTGGGCCATCACGTGGACTCAAGGCGGGAGAGAATTCCGGTTCCCGCTTTCCAAATATCACCCGCCCCCAACGTCAAGACGAGATCACCAGGCCTCAGGTAAGGCAACACCTGATCCGGCAGCGTTTCTTTCCGCTCGATAAAGGTCACCGATGGATGGCCCGCTGATTTGATCGTTTCAGCAAGGGCCGCGCCGGACACTCCCGGAATCGGTTGTTCACCCGCCGGATAAATGTCGGTCAAGAACAAGGCATCGGCGTGATCAAAGGCATGAGCGAACTCTCCGATACAATCCCGTGTCCGGCTGTATCGATGTGGTTGGAACAGAACGACCAATCGGCGGTTCCAGCCCTGCTTGGCGGCGGCGAGGGTCGCCTTCACCTCCGTGGGGTGATGACCATAATCGTCGACCACCATGATCCCACCGGTTTCGCCGCGCAGATGAAAGCGCCGTTCGACGCCGGTGAAGGCCGCCAGCCCTTTGCGGATCAGATCGACCGGAACCTCTAGTTCCATGCCGATAGCGATTGCGACAAGGGCATTCGACACGTTATGAATGCCGGGGACGGTCAACCGGAAAGGGCCGAGGTTTTTCCCTCGGAAGTACGCACGAAACTCGGCGCCCCATTGCTTAAGGCTGACGTCCGTTGCCTTGAAATCCGGCGCCACCCCGTCCCGATCGAACAGTCCGTAGGTGTGATAGCGCTTCACGATGCGGGGAAACAGCCCGCGGAGATGATCGTCATCGGCACACAACACCGCCAATCCATAAAAGGGGATCTTGTTGATGAACTCCAAGAAACTCTCGTTGATTCGCTCCATCGAGCCATAGTGATCAAGGTGCTCACGGTCCAGATTTGTCACGGCGACGATCGTCGGAGACAGCCGAAGAAACGATCCATCGCTTTCATCCGCTTCCGCCACAAGCAAGTCGCCTCGTCCAAGCCGCGCATGGCTGCCCAACGCGTTGACCTTGCCGCCGATCACCATTGTGGGGTCGAGGCCGCCCTGCGCCAATACGTTCGCGACCATCGAGGTCGTCGTCGTCTTACCATGGGCGCCGGCGATGGCCACTCCGAACTTCAGGCGCATCAGTTCCGCCAGCATCTCTGCCCGTGGAATCACTGGAATCTGCTTGGCCTTCGCGGCCACCACCTCGGGATTACTCGCTGCCACGGCGGACGAAATGACGACGACTTGCGCTTCCCCCACGTTCGATTCTTGATGACCGATGAAAACTTTTCCGCCGAGCTCTTCCAGTCGCCTTGTCGTCTCAGAGACGTGCAGATCCGAGCCGGTCACTTTGTACCCCATCGTCAGGAGGACTTCCGCGATCCCGCTCATACCGGCCCCCCCGATTCCGACGAGATGAATCTGCTGTGTCTTACGAAAAAGCGTCATATGATTCACCCGTTGTCGTCTCGTTACACTCTGTGTCCTGGTGCCTTGTGCCCCAACAACACTAGCCTCCGGCCGCTCCAATAGATCGGTTGATGTCATGTGTCACTCCCATCAGCGCGTAACATTCACTGACGATCACTTTGCCGGCATCGATTCGTCGCATCTCCAAACTTTTGCGTTGCATCCTCTCCAACTGTTGCGGGTCCGATAGGACGGCTCCGATCGTCTCGCTCAATTTCATCCCGGTCAGCTCCGCCTGAGGAAGCACAATGGCTCCCCCAGCCGCTTCCATCGCCCGAGCATTCTTCATCTGGTGATCATAAATCGCCGTGGGTAACGGAATCAGAATCGCGGCCTTGCCACAGGCGGTCAGTTCGGCGATGGTCATCGCACCCGCACGAGCCACCACCAAATCGGCGGTGCGCAGAACAGCGGGCATGTCATAAAGAAATGGGACCACCGTGGCTTGTACCCCCTGGATTCGGTAAGCCTCGCTGACTCGTTCACAATCTCCTTCCCCGGTTTGATGCGTGATAGAGAGGCCGGGGAAACGGTTCTTCAATTGAGTCAAGCCCTCCATCACCGCGGTATTGATGGCCCTCGCACCTTGGCTTCCTCCGAAAATCAGCAAGTGCCGGCTAGCCTGCTCGGTTGCTTGATCACGGAGGTCTGATTGCGCCAGGAACTCTTGTCGGATCGGCGTCCCAACCACACGCACTTTTTGAGAATCAAAGGAGGTCCCGGCCGATTCAAACGCCAAAAAGATCCGCTGTGCAAACGGAGCCACGACTTTGTTGGCCAAGCCGGGATACGCATTTGGCTCCAGAATCACCCGAGGAACCCTTTTCAAGACAGCGGCTGCCAACATGCTTGGACTCGTATAGCCTCCCACACCGATCACGAGATTCGCCTGCCGACTTCTCAGAATTTCACACGACTGCCAGATCCCGATGGGGACGGACAACACACCGCGAATGATATCCAGCAATCCCTTCCCCATCACCGGCTTGGCCGTGATCAGCGCCAATTCAAATCCCTCATGAGCGAGCACCCGAGTCTCAATTCCCCGCGCGGTTCCGACAAAGAGAATCTTTGTGGAAGAATCCCGATGTAAAAACTCCCGCGCCAGCGCGACGGCTGGATAGAGATGCCCGCCGGTCCCCCCTGCGGCGATTACGATCGTCATCGTCGATTCGACCAACCACGCCCACCCCGAGGTCTCATCTCTTCTCGTCCGGCCTGCCGATCCCTTGAGATGTTCAGCAAGATCCCCACACCGGCCAGGCTCATGACCAACGAAGAACCGCCATAACTGACGAAGGGCAACGTGAGTCCCTTCGTCGGCAACAACCCCGTCACCACGCAGGCATTGACCAACGCCTGGGTGCCGATAAGCGTCGTGATACCGATCCCAAGGTAGCGCCCGAACGGGATACGCGCCCGGGTGGAGATCTGAAATCCGCGGACGACAAACAGTATGAACAAAAGAATGATGATGCCCGTCCCGGCAAAGCCCAGTTCCTCGCCCACAAGCGCCAACACAAAGTCTGTGTGCGCTTCGGGGAGAAAGAACAGTTTCTGCTTGCTTTCTCCCAACCCGACACCGAACAGTCCTCCGCTTCCAAATGCCAAGAACGATTGGGTAATTTGGAATCCCGTATCCGACGCATCTTTCCACGGTTCCAGGAACGCCATGAGCCGCTGGCGCCGATAGCTGGAGCTCAGGACAAGCACCAAACCGATCGGCACGGCACAGAGCGCCAACGTCGAGAGGTGAGACAGACGCGCACCGCCGACGAACAAGAGGCCGCCTGTCACAAGCCCCAGGACCACTACCGTCCCCATATCCGGTTCCAAGAGGATCAGCCCGCTGAGAACGCCGATCACCAGAAGCGCCGGCAGCAACCCTGTCGAAAAGGATTGGAGCCGATCCTCCTTTCTTGCCAGATATGCTGCGAGATAGATCACACCGATCAATTTCACCATTTCGGCCGGCTGAATCGAAATAGGCCCCAGCCTCAGCCAACGCCGGGCTCCTTTCGCTGCGACACCGATCGATGGAATCAATACGATGATCAGCAACGCCGTGACGAGACCCAGGAGCGGAAGAGACAGCCGTTTCCACCAGATGTAATCGACACGGGATGCCACGTGCAGCAGCATCAACCCGAACACCAGCCAGGCGAGTTGCCGTTTGAGGTAGTACCAGGAATCGTGGAATCGATTGCCCGCCACCACCGCGCTCGCGCTGAACACCATCACGAGGCCGACAAACGCCAGGATGAGCGTCACGAACAGCAAGAGGTGATCCATACCGACCCGCTTTGACGCCTGCGGAGCAGCGGTAGACCACGGCAATGCCAGGGTCCCTGCAGATCTCTGTGACATCGTGCGGTGTCAACGCTCCTCTGCCTTGTCGTCGGTTTACGCCGGCAAGGATTCCACGAGGGCCTTAAACTGACGCCCTCGATCTTGGTAATCCGCAAACATGTCGAAACTCGCGCAGGCCGGTGATAGAAGCACTACGTCACCTGCGTCCGCTCCCGATGCCGCCGATTCGACGGCGTCACGCAAGGAGCTTGCTCGCTCGATCCCTTGATACCCCTTCATCGCATTCGCAATCAGCGGAGCCGCCTCGCCGATCAGAAGCAGTCGCTTCACTCGCTGACGGATTGCAGGAACGAGCCGGGAGAAGTCTCCCCCCTTGTCGCGGCCACCGGCGATGAGCCAGATCGGCTGATCGATGCTCTCTAACGCCTTGAGCGTGGCATCCACGTTGGTTCCTTTGGAGTCGTTGATGAACCGTACGCCTCGTCGCTCCCGAACGACTTCCAACGCGTGCTCCAATCCGGGGAAGTCCTTGAGCGCCTGACGAATGATACTGAGAGGACATCCGCTCAGCAGGGCATAGGTTGCGGCCACCATCGCGTTCTCGATGTTGTGATTGCCGATAATCTTGATCTCGCTCCGTCCGCATACTTCCTGAGTCCGCCCCTC is a genomic window containing:
- a CDS encoding YggT family protein gives rise to the protein MFVLGNTLLGFATVLDYALTFYSWIVIARALISWVNPDPWNPIVQFLTRATEPVLAPLRRRLGWGMGIDWSPLVVIVGIWFVQIAVVQSIKDFALRMN
- the proC gene encoding pyrroline-5-carboxylate reductase, which produces MVPARHLGFIGGGRMAEALISGVLSAKLYKSEQIQVADPDATRLDHLKKQYGVQVGVSNHDIVVSSDVVVLAVKPQVMAEALKGVGAVSAKRLVISVAAGVRISRIMEACGRHTRVVRAMPNTPAMVGEGMTALAIGPGVGEGGIACARQIFESVGRVVSVEERLMDAVTGLSGSGPAYVFLAIEAMADGGVKMGLPRETAGLLAAQTVLGAARLVLETGQHPARLKDQVASPGGTTIAGLHRLEQGGLRAVLIDAVEAATKRSQELGS
- a CDS encoding YggS family pyridoxal phosphate-dependent enzyme, which gives rise to MEPLIQETTTRVQTVLTKIRSAEEKAGRLGGSVRLVAATKTVMVDHIAEGVRAGLSILGENRVQEARSKISTFSQASVQWHFIGHLQRRKVRSVIGVFDLIHSVDSLDLAHEIDRRAGEADRRQNVLLEVNIGDEPTKTGFRADDVMRSLSSMAELPHICIKGLMTIPPPTADSDSARPYFRKLRELARQIMALQVSSVSMDQLSMGMSNDYEAAIEEGATLVRVGTALFGARHA
- the pgeF gene encoding peptidoglycan editing factor PgeF, which encodes MTSPSVITVPAFADARSQIRHFFGTRRHAAGFDLEVGVPLRGLQGTASSSWTLSVKQVHGTDALVVDRALASTDRFIGGWDALVTDRSGVMVAVRTADCVPILMHDSKRRVVAAIHAGWRGAVAGIVPKTLALLQARFGSVPEEIRISIGPSAGVCCYEVDEPVLNNLRKEFSGWDKVIQSRKGGKTHLDLKALVKEQAQAFGAVPQSITTVNLCTICHADLFFSYRREGKVNGTMVSAIGLPLKRR
- the ftsZ gene encoding cell division protein FtsZ, producing the protein MFSFQEDVLSPVRIKVIGIGGAGCNAINTMITSGLARVDFIASNTDLQALDRSLASFKIQLGPERTRGLGAGAKPEVGRDAALESKEHIRECLEGADMVFVTAGMGGGTGTGAAPIVASIAREMGILTVGVVTKPFQYEGQRRHKHAEEGIRDLRRHVDTLLVIPNQRLLGIVDKSTPLLEAFKVADDVLRQAIQGIADVITTTGHVNVDFADVRTVMSHTGRAVMGMGISRGPNRAIEAAQKAMCSPLLEEGSVEGARGVLLNITGGPSMSLHEIEEAASIIQQTADPEANIIVGQVINPDLGEELVITVIATGFEREDDAAAATIGMDRGTNRPAKPVQPVLAGVGASVGMDRPMKDLDRPTFLRRMTDARESLDRVGLAAEDEWDVPTFLRKQAD
- the ftsA gene encoding cell division protein FtsA, which encodes MIAVPKRDQILVGLDIGTTKICAIVAEMTDGGGLNIIGVGSSPSRGLRKGVVVDIESTVESIKKAVEEAELMAAVQINSVYTGIAGSHISAENCKGVVALKRAEVTREDIHRAIESARTLAVIPHERRILHVLPREFMVDGQEGVREPLGLSGNRLEVNVHVITGAVTSAQNIVKSVNRAGLDVVDIILQPLASSEAVLSQEERDLGVAMVDLGGGTTDLAIFLDGSIRHSAVLPIGGQNLTKDLAIGLLTSQTEAEKIKTQHGVARTELVTGHQIVEVPSVGDRPARTFSRRDIAEILEPRVDEMFDLVRREIARAGYEGMLGAGVVITGGTSLLDGMPDAAEKVLNLPARRGVPSGVGGLRDIVGHPSHSTGVGLLWHARRHVDELETAGLRNGGTWARMFGWTKRVLEVF
- a CDS encoding FtsQ-type POTRA domain-containing protein codes for the protein MMRFFLKKRRTGDAVPRKNQWKDPQGEKAVKEAGRANAARRKALVRWAGVATAIALGTWLIVMGVKHTGPAFQHLLEITTITVEGAHHIDKQKVLDLAKVKPGTPLHLIVTTAIKEQVESHPWVKTAEVTRVPLHELRISVVERKPAAIVRAESQNFLSDDEGHVLSRLGQTDDDALPLVTGIDLQGLLQGTQAVRHAIVSGVELARVVGRTLDGRLQVHAGNPSNLVALVQGVRFQFGQEAIGEQWERFQRVKPTLKTLNFDGHGHGAHEVDLRYENRIIVREGG
- a CDS encoding D-alanine--D-alanine ligase, whose translation is MPTGRMTDARIGVLMGGQSSEREISLKTGRAVHQSLIRRGYDAVPIDVTDRLHRDLENQKVAIAFLSLHGPGGEDGTVQGFLETLGIPYTGSGVRASAVGMHKAITKTLLAAHGVPVAAGTVVREDDRPSLSKILREARLELPVVVKPVSQGSTIGVTIVRRTGQWKEALALAHRYDPEVMVESYIPGHEAAVSILGTATGGSTVLPPIEIVAPEGFYDFSAKYQKGRTRYLCPAPFPPKVLRRVSELASRTYDVLGCEGAARVDFRITPRGRPYVLEINTVPGMTETSLLPMAAAQVGIGYDTLVERILQSALDRAARCAQAVNRESA
- the murB gene encoding UDP-N-acetylmuramate dehydrogenase → MSQSLQHESKARPRYAEHRLRSAVVGLRGTVRFNAPLKDYTSFRIGGPADVLVLPADVEDVVRLARQANEQKLPIFVLGGTNLLVRDKGIRGVVVGLEKLRAITEEPGSVLYAEGGVGMPTLIGYAIRRSLAGLEWAAGIPGSVAGCVVMNAGTRLGEMKDSVKAVRIISPNGTRIDCEARTIEFGYRRATLPPGIVVGVWLQLTPGVRADIEKVVKDYLRYRRDTQPLTLPSAGCVFKNPTNDSAGRVVEAAGLKGASVGDACVSTKHANFIVNQGHASAGDVLSLIRKVRAQVARKTGVKLELELKLVGQA
- a CDS encoding UDP-N-acetylmuramate--L-alanine ligase; this translates as MTLFRKTQQIHLVGIGGAGMSGIAEVLLTMGYKVTGSDLHVSETTRRLEELGGKVFIGHQESNVGEAQVVVISSAVAASNPEVVAAKAKQIPVIPRAEMLAELMRLKFGVAIAGAHGKTTTTSMVANVLAQGGLDPTMVIGGKVNALGSHARLGRGDLLVAEADESDGSFLRLSPTIVAVTNLDREHLDHYGSMERINESFLEFINKIPFYGLAVLCADDDHLRGLFPRIVKRYHTYGLFDRDGVAPDFKATDVSLKQWGAEFRAYFRGKNLGPFRLTVPGIHNVSNALVAIAIGMELEVPVDLIRKGLAAFTGVERRFHLRGETGGIMVVDDYGHHPTEVKATLAAAKQGWNRRLVVLFQPHRYSRTRDCIGEFAHAFDHADALFLTDIYPAGEQPIPGVSGAALAETIKSAGHPSVTFIERKETLPDQVLPYLRPGDLVLTLGAGDIWKAGTGILSRLEST